The Anopheles moucheti chromosome 3, idAnoMoucSN_F20_07, whole genome shotgun sequence genome contains the following window.
TTTGGCAACCCCTGccgctctctctcttactctctTCCTCTTTCTTCCTACTCACCCGGAAGTCACGAGCCACAGTCATTAAACATTTGGACAACTATTTAGTTTTTAAAAGCATATGCATTAACAGTGAGTGTCGTGTTCCTTCCTAGCGCCGATATTATCACCTACCAAAATCCCAACAGTCTATCGGGTTTTCTTGTGTTTACAGTAGTAGCTTTCGTGCTTGGCTCGCATCATCATCTCTTCCACCGAACATTGATGTTATTGTTGCTGCGCTGGATTACGCTTATCGTCCTGTTCTAGATACTCTTCCCTATTCGTTCTGGGGAGAGGGATTTCCCCGCTTTCAACAACGTCTACATCATTTATCTTTTACTGCTTTCTATTTTGTTAATGCTCCTCTCATGCTCACCTGCAACCGGGTAGACACTCTAAGCCCGAATTTCACTCACACGTTTCCCGTTTAACATTCGTTACGCATCGCTGGTATCTATAGCatcttaaaaacaaattgtgaGGAGGAATAAACACAGCCATGTCTCAGTaattagattttttgtttgtttagtttgttttgtttctcatcCTGGATGTTCTATTTCTTCGCCAGCATCTCTTCGCTGCATCTCACCATATAATTCCCACCGTTGTCTAGTATCTAGATATATTTATACGTCGCTGCACATTTCAacgtttcgatcgttcgaatTTTTCATCCGTTCCCAACTCTCCCGAACCATCCCATCAATACACGCACCGTGGGCCAAGGGTGGGCTTCCGATAAATAAACGTAGCCACCGCTCCAAACATTCGATCccaaaatatatttatacatgtgtgtgtatagATCTGTAGCTTTCTAGCGCTTCGTATCGGGCACTTTAGCTTGAAGTGAATTTTAAGAGACGGTTAACGCGTGCAAACTTTCTGTGagatcctgtttttttttctgttgcgaCTTCGTGCGTGTCTTATCACTTCCCTTTGCAACGTTTTGTCGTCATTTGTCTTGTCTATTAACGCGGCGGTTAGAAAGTTATtgattgatgttgttgctgttgccggTGCCCACAATAAATTGAGCGCCACCCGCCACCCAACACATCCGGCGCATCATTTCCGCACGACAAAATGAACCGTGTGCGTATGAACCCGCACACGCCTTGATCTTCGCTTGTTCCTTTGTTTTGATTCagcgttctttttttttgttttagtttttcttACGTAAACAGAGCAGTCTTCAAATACATGTTTTTCCTTTACAAATTATTTACAACATTTGCCGGCGTTACACACCCGTTCGGGGTCGTTGTTCCAGCGGGATCAGTTAAAATGTTTGCCCTTGTGTATATCATCTCGTCATCGTACGGGCGGATAAAACGATTGCTAAGTACATGCAGATCTGTGCTCGTTCTCGTCGTGTCCTTGTGGCACAAAAACAGCGGAACGCATCCGTAGTTTTTGGGAGTTTTTGGGATAGCTTTTGTCTATGTTGGATGTTTGTTTTAGTGAGACGCACAGGCATGGCAcaaaccagcaccagcacgaGGATAACATTCATCTTGCTGCATCTGTCACCTTGCGCGGTCCTGGTGAGCGGTGATCCCAGCGATTGTTAGGTGCAAGCGCGGATGCAAAGCATAAAAACACATTGAAAGGTAAAGACTAGCACACCGGAAATAGACACTACACagtcacgcacgcacgcacgcacggacacacacaccatcagTTACATCGAAATGAACACGTTCCCGCGCAAGTGTCTGGCGGGATGAATTGCTTGTTATCGTTAAGTGGTTTGCCCGGTTCGATTGTCCCGTGTTCAGTGTGcggcacaacaaaacaaatgcacacGAAATCGTTCGCTGCTGTTCACGCTCGCTACAATCACAGTGACCATTACCGCCCCCCTTTATTGGAGGGCGGCCTGTTTCGTCCCGCAGTAAACAAATCAGGGAAATCcccgaaataaaaattaaactaagGATGGTTTCGATTGGTGATTCGTTAGTGACTGAAGAAGCAAAAGATCCCCAACTGTTAACGACATTGCGGACATGGCAAACGCAAACAACACTCGAGTGTCGAAACACGACATGAAACTGAGAGTTCTCAagtgtttatattttaataaaataataaagcaaaaaacacaaatcacGCTACTTTAAGAACAGTGTGAAACAGACACTGCTCCTAAGGTGCAAACATTGAACTCGATCACATAAACATGCTTTGTCCACGTGCTAACACTTGGGCAACCTGGGGGAGGGAACCGTTTTGCGAatgttgtgtgtgagtgtgatttTTCAGTTCTTCTTCACGTTTTTCCTGTGTACTTTTTATGTTCTTGtttttcgttcattttgtttttttgaaatattattgTTCGCTTGCCTGattgatgcatttttttttgtttcataaaatACTTCCAATTTATATTTCCACTGTTTTATAAACATACAGATATTTGAAATTTGCACGCTACGCAATATAATTCTCTTCTTGTACTACAAGTTTTTATCTCCTCCTGTTaagtgttttccattttttttccacttccgcTCTTATGATCTTATGATTTGTGtatgtgatttttgtttttgtgtatcaTTTTAACCTTCcgtaaatattgttaaaacCTTTCTTATCGCCAATTGGCCATTTGGGCGCTTTCTGTGTTGATTTACAGGTTTCATAAGGAGCGAAACACACATGACGTTTTGGGTGGTATCGAACGACGGCGTTCAAGACGCAGTTGCAGCACTGCAAGCACGCATTGAGAGTCGTTACACTGAACGTGAAACCCCACCCGTTGCGGTGTGTTATTTATGCCATCGATGAGCGACGGTATTTCATCAGAATgtaaaagaacaacaaacaaacttgcGAAAGATTCTCTTCGTGCAATGCATCCTTGTCTAATGATTTGTTATCGGTTTTGTGGCTTATGCATGTTCTTCCGGCTCTTCGCGTTTCACAGTCACAGCCACCGCAAGGATTCAGCAACTTACGCTATTAATGATCATCGCTCGACGCCCTCTTTCAGCAGGAGTCCCGGTTGACACGTGTAGTAATAGTAGCAGTGATCCCCAGCGACAGCGTACACGTATGATGGTGTAGGTGAGGCTGGTGACAGGGATGCTGCCGCGGTTGGTTGCAAATCGGCCGCAGAAATCGATAGGGTGGGAGTCGGGATGGGTTGCTGTCTTCCGGTAGAGGTCCCATCGTTCACCACGCAGGACGACTGTGGAAGTAGCGGCGCTGAAAGACGACACGCGTACGGACACTCCGGTGTGATGGGTGCGCCGCCcgttgctgatgatggtggtggaacTAGGAGCGATGGTAACGGCGACGGTGCGGGCtgggtggatggtggagatggtGATGTTTCGGCGGCTAACTCCGGCGAATGGTCGGTGCCTGCAATGCTGATAATGCTACCCGGGCCTGCCACCGACGGCAGCGGGCTCACCAATCACGTCGTTATCCAGCTGTTGCACGTACACTGGGTGTAGGGAATGAGCGGTGCGTAGTAGATTCCGTTCGCGTACAGCAGCCCCGGTTGCGGGGCCAGCGCGATTGCCTGCGTCTGCGTGATCGCCGCCGACTGTTgcgtctgctgctgcgactgctgGGATTGTACTTGCTGTGCCGATGTCGGACACTGTGGAGAtgcttgttgtgtttgttgctgctgctgttgctgttgctgctgctgctgctgttgggacTGCGCCtggtgttgatggtgatggttcGGCGAATGGGCCATCAGCGTGGGCGATTGCGGGGAGAGCTGCTGCGGCGACAGCGACAGATGGGACATTTGCGTCTGGAGCTGAAGCGTTgtatgctgttgctgctgggtgtGAGCGGCCGCCGACTGTACATTGCCCGGTGCGGTGGCCGTGCTGAGCAGACCGGCcgaatgttgctgctgctgctgctgctgttgttggtcgCGGTAGAAGATCTCCATTGCGAGGGACTCGATCAGCATGAGCGTTTGGCGACGCTCGTGCCCCATCAGACACACGGTGGACTGTTCGACTACCTCGAATAAATGCATCAGGTACTGGTGCTGCAGGTGTTCCTCGCCCTCGTCGAAGAAATGGTTCTTCAAGTACGATTCCAGCTTGCTGCGCTGCTGCCCGATGTCCGGGAAGTCGATGAAGAACCGCGAGCACATGTACCGTTCGAGCGTCTTGATGCGCTGCGGATCGACCGGCATGTAGTTCCGCACCAGCAGGTTACAGTATTTGAGCAGTCCGCCACCACGGATCTCCTCCGGTTGGCGCGTCGAGATCAGCTTCTTCTGCAGATGGTAGAGCGCCTCCTGGAAGTCGCCATACACCGACTCGCCGACGACGGTCGGATAAAAGTTCTCCGTGATCATCGGCATCTCGGCACAGTCgtaaaacagcagcagcgaatCGAGCACGATCTGGAACGAGTCCACGCTGAACTCGAACTGGCGGCGCATCGTATCGACAAACTTCAGCTCCACATTCTTGTGACCGGGCGAGTTGCCGAGCGAGATGAGACTCCAGCGATCGCCATCGCTGTTCACCTTCACCATCTTGCCGACGTACGCTTCCTTCAGCGAGCACTGCGTTATCTTGCGCTTGACGACGCCCTCCGGCATCAG
Protein-coding sequences here:
- the LOC128304180 gene encoding terminal nucleotidyltransferase 5C isoform X1, producing MISAWINPYNEKCGTLKVPDSYSQRIMDSYHVQTHQQNSYGSNCSNATSRHGAGAGAATTTLYTTPHAYPVATFNYATMSYAHSEGGSVSPPPSPRSNSSNSSAYSSASSTAASLSVSSGSSSSSSSASSTSSSSSCISSAGSETGASYEHLDISAQRLAVLSFEQVMKLNDVMNEPVSIHGRGNFPTLEVKLKDLVNIVREKLETDVVAGGAGMTVKDIRLNGGAASHVLASEPQPYNDLDLIFAVDFSTSRSYDRVKSAVLSSLLDLMPEGVVKRKITQCSLKEAYVGKMVKVNSDGDRWSLISLGNSPGHKNVELKFVDTMRRQFEFSVDSFQIVLDSLLLFYDCAEMPMITENFYPTVVGESVYGDFQEALYHLQKKLISTRQPEEIRGGGLLKYCNLLVRNYMPVDPQRIKTLERYMCSRFFIDFPDIGQQRSKLESYLKNHFFDEGEEHLQHQYLMHLFEVVEQSTVCLMGHERRQTLMLIESLAMEIFYRDQQQQQQQQQHSAGLLSTATAPGNVQSAAAHTQQQQHTTLQLQTQMSHLSLSPQQLSPQSPTLMAHSPNHHHQHQAQSQQQQQQQQQQQQQQTQQASPQCPTSAQQVQSQQSQQQTQQSAAITQTQAIALAPQPGLLYANGIYYAPLIPYTQCTCNSWITT
- the LOC128304180 gene encoding terminal nucleotidyltransferase 5C isoform X2; this encodes MDSYHVQTHQQNSYGSNCSNATSRHGAGAGAATTTLYTTPHAYPVATFNYATMSYAHSEGGSVSPPPSPRSNSSNSSAYSSASSTAASLSVSSGSSSSSSSASSTSSSSSCISSAGSETGASYEHLDISAQRLAVLSFEQVMKLNDVMNEPVSIHGRGNFPTLEVKLKDLVNIVREKLETDVVAGGAGMTVKDIRLNGGAASHVLASEPQPYNDLDLIFAVDFSTSRSYDRVKSAVLSSLLDLMPEGVVKRKITQCSLKEAYVGKMVKVNSDGDRWSLISLGNSPGHKNVELKFVDTMRRQFEFSVDSFQIVLDSLLLFYDCAEMPMITENFYPTVVGESVYGDFQEALYHLQKKLISTRQPEEIRGGGLLKYCNLLVRNYMPVDPQRIKTLERYMCSRFFIDFPDIGQQRSKLESYLKNHFFDEGEEHLQHQYLMHLFEVVEQSTVCLMGHERRQTLMLIESLAMEIFYRDQQQQQQQQQHSAGLLSTATAPGNVQSAAAHTQQQQHTTLQLQTQMSHLSLSPQQLSPQSPTLMAHSPNHHHQHQAQSQQQQQQQQQQQQQQTQQASPQCPTSAQQVQSQQSQQQTQQSAAITQTQAIALAPQPGLLYANGIYYAPLIPYTQCTCNSWITT